DNA from Daucus carota subsp. sativus chromosome 1, DH1 v3.0, whole genome shotgun sequence:
AAAGACATATAGGTGGTACAGCAGGAGGCATACTCACTGGAGCAATGCTGCTAGTCATCCCTGGAGGTCTCATCCTATTAGCGAGCTTCTTCATTGTGATAGTAATCTTTCCTGGTAATTTCGTCCAATATAAAGAAGTCAGGTACACTGACAGAAATAGAAATCGGATGACAAACCTGTGGCAACTCTTCACAGGGAAGGCCAGCACTGGAAAATGGTTTTACAGAGAAAGGCTACCGTCATCTATCATCCAAAGATTTGGAATTATCTTCGAGAATACAAAGGGACCACCTATCTATATTGTCATCGACCAGAATGATCCAAATCAAATGCCTAGATGGACTGAAAGTGGCCAGAATGGGATTGGAAGAATGAGAGCATTAAGTTCAGATGACGGTATAGAAGAAACTATTGCATCTGTATCCACGAGGCTCTTGGGATGTTTGAGATCCTCCTATGTAATTCTTGATCTCACAAGGAGAGTCGCTCTAGGGATACTATCTGGAGTTCACTCGTCAAGAGGGACAAACCAAAATCTTTATGCACTTATAATTACTCTGGTGCAAGTCCTGTTTCTTTTTACTTTAAAACCACATATTAGAAGGGTAGTACATGTGGTAGAGACCATATCCCTACTATGTGAGGCAGGAGTTTTCGGACTAGCTATCATTACTAGCAGAACAGATGCAGGGGACAAGAGCACTGTAGGGTACATAATGTTGGCATTCTTCTGTATTGCCTTCATCTCTCAGATTATAAATCAGTGGTACACCATCataaaatctcttttaaaattctCACAGCCTCAGCAGGACTCGTTCAGAGCAGGCCTGAAACTTGCCATTAAAGGTCTACTCCTACCTCTCCTCCCAAGGAAATGCTGGTCAAGATTTTTACCTGGATCAAAAGCAGACCACGAATTAAGAGATACCAGACCACATAATGTCAATCCATTAGGCGCCATGACAGCAATGGTGGCACCTGTACTCAGTCCTGGCCCCCCTGGTCTAAGTCTTGATCCAGTGATGAATTTTGGAGATTCAGAAAATTTGAACACTAATGGTGATCAAAATCGCCTAAAAGGTATACTACATTTTGAGCgaaagaatgaaatgaaaagacTGAGGGAGTTGGCTAAAGCTAGTTTCTCAGGGGGATCAAAATTTGAAGATGGTACTAGCTATGGCTTTAGATCATGACTGGAAATCTTCCAAGTAGGCTAGTATTTGTATCATGTTACTTGTTACAGTTTAACCTGGTAGAACGTTGAGTTCATCTCCACCCATTatacagttttctgtttaggaACATatcgtttatatatatatactttgatgGTGCTATGAATACAACTCGTAAATTTCAACTATCACAAGCTCTTGCTTTCTAACACTTGATCTCTATCATGCTAAATGTTTGTGAGTGTTGTAGTGTGCAATTCTAATCAATGGTTATTTGCCGTCTTATTCCCGAGCTGTTTATCTATGTGTATAATAGACATGGCACCACCTTACTTAGTTTTTCGATACATTTTTTCACATGCCGTCTTGAATCATCCAGTCCTTTCAGGAAATATAGCTCTTGCGCTAGATTGAGCCCTCAGTGCAGCCTTCATTACCTTCACTATACATGTACCTGCCACCAAAAGGAGCATCACAGAGTAGTTATAAATCAGTAATCATGTATTCAGTTATATCAGAACTTGTTATGTATTGTCTGTTGTATAGCACCGTCTCGTTTAAGGTAAATTTACACGTATCTTGAAAAATTGTTCCTCATGTATGCGCATAAACCACTCGATCAAAATTAGTCATCTGTCTACTACGttatatacattaaatatataaatatatattgaatattgaATGAATAATGAGCATTGATTTGTAAGACATTAACTTGAACCGCCAAGATCAAAAAGGAGCCGTGGATGGACTAAAGATGGCCTTTTTGGACTTTGCAGCTGCCTTCCCCAGTGAAATTTGATTATTCTTCATATAGTAAGATGATCATGGAAATTTAAATTGCGTGGCTGAATATCGTTACATTAACAGCTGTAAAGGATAACACACAATTAGCAAGGCATATAGAGAACTTCATCGTATTTATATACATGAGATTATAATAAGCATTTACGCAgaatttttcaagaaaaaaattCTGTTTATATGCATGAGAAGAGAAATATGAGTTCATGGAGAGGGTTGTGTTTCTTGGTTTGGATCATGCTTATAGGCCAGTGCCAAGCACAGTTAAAGGAGAATTTCTACAGTTCAACTTGTCCAAATGTTGAGTCAATAGTGAATCAAGCTGTCTCGAAGAAATTAAGGCAGACGTTCACCACGATTCCAGCCACTCTTCGTCTGTTTCTCCATGACTGCTTTGTTGAGGTTGCGACAAACAGTTTCAGTGTCTTACTTTACTTTTTCTGTTGGAAACTGTCTTGTACAAATCCTAAATTAGACCAGTGAATAGTTCTATGTTGGGCAAGTATTGCCAGAAGTCTGAATAGGATTCTTTTCGATGAGTTTGAGTTCAGGATAATGCATACGACAAGAACATGATAGAAGTTCAATTCTTAGTACAATAAACACACTGAATTTGCAGTAGTAGGCGCCTTAGAAgtagataaattatttttaatcgtGGGGTGGGTTATTCATAGTCTCAGAAAAACAGTATGTTTATCTGTGATCTAAAAacggtttaaaattagaatcttcATAATTCTTATGGATCATTATACTGAGGCAGAGTGGCATGTTACTTATCTAAAGATACTGCTGCAGGGCTGTGATGCCTCAATTCTGATCACGTCGTCAGACAGGGATGCAGAAAGGGACGCTGAAGAAAATCTTTCACTTCCTGGCGATGGATTTGACACGGTGATCAAGGCAAAGGAAGCCGTGGAGGCTAAATGCCCCGGGGTAGTCTCATGTGCAGACATCTTGGCTATTGCTGCAAGGGATGTCGTAAGAATGGTAATATATACAATCAATATAAAGAAACACTTTAGTATCTACCAAACCTTCAATCCTTTCATCTTTGATGTTCCTCttaacactttaaaattttagatagatTGGTTCTCAACATGGTACCAGAACTCTGGTTTAGCGGAGTTCTCAAGTTCGAGTCTCCTTCACCCCCCAATACTCTCACAATTtaatatagcataagatccaCTTTAAGCTTTTAGATGGACTGGTTCTCAACAGTAATGAATAAACCTTATTTCTCAGGCAGGAGGACCATCATTCAACGTAGAGCTGGGACGTCGTGATGGACTGATATCCAAGGCATCCAGAGTTGCTGAAAAAATACCAAAACCATCCTTC
Protein-coding regions in this window:
- the LOC108205274 gene encoding peroxidase 55, giving the protein MHEKRNMSSWRGLCFLVWIMLIGQCQAQLKENFYSSTCPNVESIVNQAVSKKLRQTFTTIPATLRLFLHDCFVEGCDASILITSSDRDAERDAEENLSLPGDGFDTVIKAKEAVEAKCPGVVSCADILAIAARDVVRMAGGPSFNVELGRRDGLISKASRVAEKIPKPSFNLKQLYSIFSQLNLTQLDMIALSGGHTLGVSHCDQFSNRLHSFSSSAQTDPSLDPDYARQLTAACSDSDESTVIILDPETPQIFDNMYFKNLVAGKGLLSSDQVLFSDPASQPIVRDFANSPGEFNVAFVAGMRKLGRSGVKTGRQGELRKDCTAFNS